One Roseomonas sp. OT10 DNA window includes the following coding sequences:
- a CDS encoding endo-1,4-beta-xylanase, whose amino-acid sequence MSAQGRTVQARTAQAQPAVPAAPPGRDGPGLGEIARSRDLAYGAAAQGGRLVNETDYARAYEVEAALLVPEYEGKWAALQPTEGRFDFGPLETLTGWATAKRKAVRGHALVWHQDLPAWTQAALAEGPRRARGVLEAHMTAVLARTRTTIRDWDVVNEPVADPPGSDTPQATGELRDTPWLRALGPTYPALALRLARERDPTLRLVLNEYGVEEEAPHCLEKRRRLLALVRAIRKEGAPLDAVGMQAHLQMDRPFDPASFTAFCQELRAEGLELLVTELDMRESWQVPEGYPARDKLVAERIKAFTEAALAGGVKTFLTWGLRDVDSWLVKDPGVARKDGLHHRGLPLDWEGNRKPFWEAMANAFRSA is encoded by the coding sequence ATGTCGGCCCAGGGCCGGACCGTCCAGGCCCGCACCGCCCAGGCCCAGCCGGCCGTGCCGGCGGCCCCCCCCGGGCGTGACGGCCCCGGCCTGGGAGAGATCGCCCGGTCCCGTGACCTCGCCTACGGGGCCGCGGCGCAGGGCGGCCGCCTCGTCAACGAGACGGACTATGCCCGCGCCTATGAGGTGGAGGCGGCCCTGCTGGTGCCGGAATACGAGGGCAAGTGGGCGGCGCTGCAGCCCACCGAGGGCCGCTTCGACTTCGGCCCGCTGGAAACCCTGACCGGCTGGGCAACCGCGAAGCGGAAGGCGGTCCGCGGCCATGCCCTGGTCTGGCACCAGGACCTCCCCGCCTGGACCCAGGCCGCCCTGGCCGAAGGGCCGCGCCGCGCCCGCGGCGTGCTGGAGGCGCATATGACGGCGGTGCTGGCCCGCACGCGCACCACCATCCGCGATTGGGACGTGGTGAACGAGCCGGTGGCCGACCCGCCCGGCAGCGACACGCCCCAGGCCACGGGGGAGCTGCGCGACACCCCCTGGCTGCGCGCCCTCGGCCCCACCTACCCGGCGCTGGCGCTTCGCCTGGCGCGGGAGCGCGATCCGACGCTGCGGCTGGTGCTGAACGAGTACGGGGTGGAGGAGGAGGCGCCGCACTGCCTGGAGAAGCGCCGCCGGCTGCTCGCCCTGGTGCGCGCGATCCGCAAGGAGGGGGCGCCGCTGGACGCGGTGGGGATGCAGGCGCACCTGCAGATGGACCGGCCCTTCGACCCGGCCTCCTTCACCGCCTTCTGCCAGGAGCTGCGGGCGGAGGGGCTGGAGCTGCTGGTCACCGAGCTGGACATGCGCGAATCCTGGCAGGTGCCGGAGGGCTACCCCGCGCGCGACAAGCTGGTGGCCGAGCGGATCAAAGCCTTCACCGAGGCCGCCCTGGCCGGGGGGGTGAAGACCTTCCTCACCTGGGGCCTGCGGGACGTGGATTCCTGGCTGGTGAAGGACCCCGGCGTGGCGCGCAAGGACGGCCTGCACCATCGCGGCCTGCCGCTGGACTGGGAAGGCAACCGCAAGCCCTTCTGGGAGGCCATGGCGAACGCCTTCCGGTCGGCCTGA
- a CDS encoding 3-keto-5-aminohexanoate cleavage protein: MRIQACLNGARPRDFHPALPLDTAALAHDAAACAAVGAVALHLHPRDATGCESLAPAVIGAAVRAVRAATGLPVSVSTGAWIAPPVERHDGIAGWAALGAARPDEASVNLSEADAPDSMAALRRAGVGIEAGLASVGDAARLLSLGLDCRRVLVEIPDLPAAEAVALAHAILDRLDAAQHPAERQLHGEGRSVWPCFDLARELGLMARLGLEDGALLPDGRQADGNAALVAAGLARAGAPG; encoded by the coding sequence ATGCGCATCCAGGCATGCCTGAACGGCGCCCGCCCCAGGGACTTCCACCCGGCGCTGCCGCTGGACACGGCCGCCCTGGCGCACGACGCGGCCGCCTGCGCCGCCGTCGGGGCGGTCGCGCTGCACCTGCACCCGCGCGACGCCACGGGGTGTGAATCGCTCGCCCCGGCGGTGATCGGCGCGGCGGTACGGGCCGTGCGGGCGGCTACCGGCCTTCCGGTCTCCGTCTCGACGGGCGCCTGGATCGCCCCGCCCGTCGAGCGCCATGACGGGATCGCGGGCTGGGCGGCGCTGGGCGCCGCACGGCCCGACGAGGCCTCGGTCAACCTCTCGGAGGCCGACGCCCCCGACAGCATGGCCGCGCTGCGGCGGGCGGGCGTGGGGATCGAGGCAGGGCTGGCCTCGGTCGGGGATGCGGCGCGGCTCCTGTCCCTCGGCCTGGACTGCCGGCGCGTCCTGGTGGAGATCCCGGACCTGCCGGCTGCGGAAGCCGTCGCCCTGGCCCATGCCATCCTCGATCGGCTGGATGCCGCGCAGCACCCCGCCGAACGTCAGCTGCATGGCGAGGGCCGCAGCGTCTGGCCCTGTTTCGATCTCGCCCGGGAGCTGGGGCTGATGGCCCGGCTGGGGCTGGAGGATGGCGCGCTGCTGCCCGATGGCCGGCAGGCGGACGGAAACGCGGCCCTGGTCGCGGCGGGCCTGGCGCGCGCCGGGGCCCCCGGCTGA